Proteins from a genomic interval of uncultured Desulfuromusa sp.:
- a CDS encoding ABC transporter ATP-binding protein — translation MFEIKDLEVSYGSIAAIKGISLEVHKGEIVTILGANGAGKTTTMRTISQLLKAKSGSIKFKGEELTQLPAHKIVKLGISQSPEGRRVFGILTVEENLMLGAFVKSKMNAETLAWVYQLFPRLKERRKQLAGTLSGGEQQMLAIGRSLMSDPEMLLLDEPSLGIAPILVKAIFEQIKIIASKGVTVLLVEQNAKAALKLADRGYVLDVGKIVLSGTSAELLASEKIQEAYLGKKS, via the coding sequence CTGTTTGAAATAAAAGACCTTGAGGTGTCCTACGGCAGCATCGCCGCGATTAAAGGAATTTCGCTTGAAGTCCACAAAGGTGAGATCGTCACTATTCTGGGTGCTAATGGAGCAGGAAAAACAACCACAATGCGCACCATCAGCCAGCTTCTCAAGGCGAAATCAGGGTCAATCAAATTCAAAGGAGAGGAACTGACTCAGCTTCCGGCACATAAAATTGTCAAGCTGGGAATCAGCCAATCTCCGGAAGGACGCCGGGTCTTCGGTATTCTTACCGTCGAAGAGAACCTGATGTTGGGTGCTTTTGTAAAAAGCAAAATGAATGCGGAGACTCTGGCATGGGTATATCAACTCTTTCCACGTCTGAAAGAACGACGTAAACAACTGGCGGGAACCCTTTCAGGTGGTGAACAACAGATGCTTGCCATTGGCCGTTCACTGATGAGTGATCCTGAAATGCTCCTCCTTGATGAACCATCTCTTGGTATTGCTCCGATCCTGGTCAAAGCAATCTTTGAGCAAATCAAGATTATTGCCAGCAAGGGAGTAACGGTCTTACTGGTCGAACAAAATGCCAAAGCAGCTTTGAAACTTGCCGACCGGGGTTACGTCCTTGATGTCGGAAAAATTGTCCTGTCGGGAACCTCCGCAGAATTATTAGCTTCTGAAAAGATTCAGGAAGCCTATCTGGGCAAGAAAAGTTAA
- a CDS encoding ABC transporter ATP-binding protein, whose protein sequence is MAHNELILTNVTKRFGGLTAVDDLSMKVEEGQIYGVIGPNGAGKTTVFNCITGIYKSEEGSVNWRGEEIRGMTPYQIVDRGIVRTFQTIRLFSQMSVAENIMSGRHIKSKQGLRHGILHTPASKRDELDNWCRVEEQLEFFGLSEFAAVPTGSLPYGIQRRVEMARAMAVEPTLLILDEPAAGLNDKETLGLLETIYKIRDRGVTVLLIEHDMDMVMEVTDYLTVINFGKKIAEGTPAEIQKNPAVIEAYLGSEDDDE, encoded by the coding sequence ATGGCGCATAATGAGCTGATCCTGACGAATGTCACTAAACGCTTCGGTGGACTGACAGCTGTTGATGACCTCAGTATGAAGGTTGAAGAGGGTCAGATTTACGGTGTCATTGGCCCTAATGGTGCAGGGAAAACAACTGTTTTTAACTGCATCACCGGTATTTATAAATCTGAAGAAGGTTCGGTCAACTGGCGCGGCGAAGAAATCCGTGGCATGACCCCCTACCAGATAGTCGATCGCGGTATCGTACGCACCTTCCAAACAATCCGCTTATTCAGCCAGATGTCCGTTGCTGAAAACATCATGAGCGGCCGGCATATCAAAAGTAAACAAGGGTTGCGGCACGGTATCCTACACACCCCGGCCTCAAAACGGGATGAGCTGGATAACTGGTGCAGAGTTGAAGAGCAGCTTGAATTCTTCGGGTTGAGTGAATTTGCGGCTGTCCCGACAGGGTCACTCCCCTACGGTATTCAGCGCCGAGTCGAAATGGCTCGTGCAATGGCAGTTGAACCCACACTGCTGATTCTGGATGAACCCGCAGCCGGACTCAATGATAAAGAGACTCTGGGCTTGCTGGAGACCATCTATAAAATCCGCGACAGAGGAGTCACAGTGTTGCTGATTGAACACGATATGGATATGGTCATGGAGGTCACAGATTACCTGACCGTTATTAACTTCGGCAAAAAAATAGCTGAAGGAACTCCCGCCGAAATTCAGAAAAATCCGGCGGTCATAGAGGCGTACCTGGGAAGTGAGGATGACGATGAGTAA
- a CDS encoding branched-chain amino acid ABC transporter permease codes for MKNLERLGFPAFIIIMAILPNLLNSRWQAVAITFLIFTVVALSQDIILGKAGMFNMGQALFFGMGAYITAILNSQFGWPILATIPVAIILPALFGIILSGPIIHLRGDYLLVVTIGFNIVFVQVVQNNLGGVTGGPNGIFGLDSISLFGKQLTDQISVYYFAFAVLLLTLGIMRNLEKSKTGRALHYLREDQLAAESIGINTRVYKIFAFALGAGIAGLAGTVFAAQYSAVSPEAFEFIQSVLFFSIVLVGGSSIPGILIGVFIMFVLPEIFREFATWRFFIFGFAMVLAMILRPRGIWPATFGKIPKFLIKESNHGA; via the coding sequence ATGAAAAATTTAGAACGTTTAGGCTTTCCGGCCTTCATCATCATTATGGCGATTCTACCAAACCTGTTGAATTCGCGCTGGCAGGCGGTTGCTATCACCTTTTTAATCTTTACTGTTGTTGCCTTGTCGCAGGACATTATTCTTGGTAAAGCGGGAATGTTCAATATGGGACAGGCGCTGTTTTTTGGTATGGGAGCCTATATTACCGCAATTCTCAACTCCCAGTTCGGCTGGCCGATTCTGGCAACAATTCCTGTCGCCATCATTCTCCCGGCACTGTTCGGCATTATCCTGTCAGGGCCCATTATCCATCTACGAGGCGACTACCTGCTGGTTGTCACCATCGGCTTTAATATTGTCTTCGTACAGGTTGTCCAAAACAATCTTGGCGGTGTCACCGGTGGACCCAACGGCATCTTTGGCCTTGATTCGATAAGCCTGTTCGGTAAACAGCTGACAGACCAGATATCGGTTTATTACTTTGCCTTTGCCGTATTACTGCTCACTCTGGGAATTATGCGAAATCTGGAAAAGAGCAAGACAGGACGCGCTCTTCACTACTTGCGTGAAGATCAACTTGCCGCTGAAAGCATCGGTATCAATACCCGGGTTTATAAAATTTTTGCATTTGCTCTGGGAGCGGGAATCGCCGGATTGGCGGGAACGGTTTTCGCGGCTCAATATTCTGCCGTCAGCCCGGAAGCCTTTGAATTTATCCAATCGGTTCTTTTCTTCAGTATTGTTCTGGTAGGTGGATCTTCGATTCCGGGGATTCTGATTGGAGTCTTTATTATGTTTGTCCTTCCTGAAATATTCAGGGAATTTGCCACTTGGCGCTTTTTCATCTTTGGATTCGCAATGGTTTTGGCAATGATCCTGCGTCCACGCGGAATCTGGCCGGCCACTTTTGGAAAAATCCCCAAGTTTTTGATCAAGGAATCGAACCATGGCGCATAA
- a CDS encoding branched-chain amino acid ABC transporter permease, whose protein sequence is MDIFLQQLANGLTIGSMFALVALGYTMVYGVMKLINFAHGDMVAASAFVGLTIYTQVLGQATSFIAVIAIFLLAAIAMACVGIMLERLAYRPLREAPRLSAVVSALGASLVIQNGIMLIWGPQMRIFPELVPQVYWDMGGVVISMIQVLILVISLILMVALYLFVEKTRMGAAIRASAIDQDAARLMGVNVNNIIALIFIIGSSLGAVGGLFIGLYYRGITFNMGWQYGLYAFIAAILGGIGNIPGAMLGGMLLGLFQAFIAGYISSTWADAFTFILLILILIVRPTGLLGERVAEKV, encoded by the coding sequence ATGGATATTTTTCTGCAACAGTTGGCAAACGGCCTGACCATCGGCAGTATGTTTGCCCTGGTGGCACTTGGCTACACCATGGTCTATGGGGTAATGAAGTTGATCAACTTCGCCCATGGCGACATGGTTGCAGCTTCAGCATTTGTCGGGCTGACAATCTATACTCAAGTGCTGGGACAGGCGACCTCTTTCATCGCGGTGATTGCCATTTTTCTTCTAGCTGCAATTGCCATGGCTTGTGTCGGCATCATGCTCGAGCGGCTTGCCTATCGACCGCTTCGTGAGGCCCCTCGCCTTTCCGCTGTCGTCTCTGCCCTAGGTGCCAGTCTGGTCATCCAGAACGGCATTATGCTGATCTGGGGACCACAGATGAGAATTTTCCCGGAACTGGTTCCACAAGTTTACTGGGATATGGGTGGCGTTGTTATCAGCATGATTCAGGTTCTCATCCTCGTGATTTCGCTTATCCTGATGGTCGCCCTCTATCTTTTTGTTGAGAAAACCCGAATGGGTGCGGCAATACGAGCCAGTGCTATCGACCAGGATGCTGCCAGACTGATGGGAGTGAACGTTAATAATATTATTGCTCTGATTTTTATTATCGGCTCATCCCTGGGAGCCGTTGGTGGTCTGTTTATCGGTCTTTATTATCGTGGCATTACCTTTAACATGGGCTGGCAATATGGACTTTATGCTTTTATTGCCGCAATCCTTGGCGGTATCGGCAATATCCCCGGCGCCATGCTTGGAGGTATGCTTCTCGGACTCTTCCAAGCTTTTATAGCCGGCTACATTTCCAGTACCTGGGCTGATGCTTTTACCTTCATCCTTTTGATCCTGATCCTGATCGTCCGCCCCACCGGACTTCTCGGTGAGCGGGTCGCGGAGAAAGTCTGA
- a CDS encoding branched-chain amino acid ABC transporter substrate-binding protein, giving the protein MKRTFRNILLTLSAVALMAGLSWAETLKVGVQAPITGSYANEGQGIEDSVRLLAAQINAEGGVMGRQIEVIPCDDQGTAMAAAICAKDLVNKGVAMVIGSYTSTCAEAAQKTYFNAGVLQTSDGTADGLTEHGYWTFLRNSFPNSAEAVFAANYMVNVKAYKNIAIVSDFSSYATGLAEAVVAETKKAGGNVVTYAKIKADSQNFTPVLTNIKSKRPDVIFFAGYYSDGGQLRAQQVALGIKADFIGGDANDNPDFAKLAGSAAKGAFIINVPTPEMLPYDVAKDFLKNYKATYGKLPPSIWTLMNADGMRAIIYGMEQTKSFDNKKVADFLMSMDKPLPGITGPLQFAKDGNRIGSSYMTFEIQADNSYKVVHAQ; this is encoded by the coding sequence ATGAAAAGAACATTCCGCAACATTCTCTTAACACTCAGCGCTGTCGCCCTGATGGCCGGCCTCTCATGGGCTGAAACCCTTAAGGTTGGCGTACAGGCACCAATTACAGGAAGTTATGCCAACGAAGGTCAAGGCATTGAAGATTCCGTTCGCCTGCTTGCCGCACAAATTAATGCCGAAGGTGGCGTTATGGGAAGACAGATTGAAGTCATCCCCTGCGATGATCAAGGAACAGCAATGGCTGCTGCTATCTGCGCAAAAGACCTGGTCAACAAAGGTGTTGCCATGGTTATCGGCTCTTATACTTCGACCTGTGCTGAAGCCGCTCAAAAAACTTATTTCAATGCAGGCGTTCTGCAGACATCCGATGGAACGGCTGATGGTCTGACCGAACATGGCTACTGGACTTTCCTGCGTAACTCCTTCCCGAATAGTGCTGAAGCTGTGTTTGCCGCTAACTACATGGTTAATGTTAAAGCGTACAAAAACATTGCTATTGTCTCTGACTTTTCAAGTTACGCAACAGGACTGGCTGAAGCCGTCGTTGCTGAAACTAAAAAAGCAGGTGGCAATGTTGTCACTTATGCAAAAATCAAAGCTGATTCCCAGAACTTCACTCCGGTTCTGACCAACATCAAGTCAAAGAGACCTGATGTTATCTTCTTCGCCGGGTATTACAGCGATGGCGGTCAACTGCGCGCTCAACAGGTTGCCCTTGGGATCAAAGCCGACTTCATCGGTGGCGATGCCAACGATAACCCGGATTTTGCCAAACTGGCCGGTTCTGCAGCTAAAGGCGCTTTCATCATCAATGTTCCAACTCCGGAAATGCTCCCCTATGATGTTGCCAAAGATTTCCTGAAAAATTACAAAGCAACCTACGGCAAACTGCCACCATCCATCTGGACCCTGATGAATGCTGATGGTATGCGTGCCATTATCTACGGTATGGAGCAGACCAAAAGCTTTGATAATAAAAAAGTTGCTGACTTCCTGATGAGCATGGATAAGCCTCTTCCCGGCATCACCGGTCCATTGCAGTTTGCCAAAGACGGTAACCGCATTGGCAGCAGCTACATGACCTTTGAAATTCAAGCTGACAACAGCTACAAAGTTGTCCACGCTCAATAA
- a CDS encoding proline dehydrogenase family protein, translated as MSFFNYAVSKTIMHVPKPIVSHFAKGYIAGPTLADAVQVTKDLNQQGMMTTIDILGEFITSMDQAINFKNDGLNILRTIDREKLDANLSIKPTQMGLLLDKEQSFEIIRELVAEAKSLNNFIRIDIEDVPVTDDTFDFFRRLREEFPGHVGTAFQGYLRRTPQDVVNLGDGYQNYRLCKGIYIESRMDAWKHPQAINRNYIVCLEQLFKQGAYVGIATHDELLIFEAMNLIRQMGLKPDQYEFQMLLGVDEELRQIILAAGHRLRIYVPYGEDWLPYSKRRLKENPMIAQHALKQMFGLNKH; from the coding sequence ATGTCATTTTTTAACTATGCTGTATCAAAAACCATTATGCATGTTCCAAAACCAATCGTCAGCCACTTTGCCAAAGGATATATCGCAGGACCAACTCTGGCAGATGCAGTTCAGGTCACAAAAGATCTGAATCAGCAGGGGATGATGACAACAATTGACATTCTCGGTGAGTTCATCACCAGTATGGATCAAGCCATCAACTTTAAAAATGACGGCCTGAACATCCTGCGTACTATTGATCGAGAAAAACTGGATGCCAACCTGTCGATTAAACCGACACAAATGGGTCTTTTACTCGATAAAGAGCAATCCTTCGAAATTATTCGTGAGCTGGTTGCCGAGGCCAAATCACTCAATAACTTCATTCGCATTGATATCGAAGATGTTCCGGTCACGGATGATACCTTCGACTTTTTCCGTAGATTACGAGAAGAATTTCCGGGTCATGTCGGGACCGCATTTCAGGGTTATTTGCGCCGCACCCCGCAGGATGTTGTTAATCTGGGCGACGGCTATCAAAACTACCGTCTCTGCAAAGGGATCTATATTGAATCCCGGATGGATGCATGGAAGCACCCGCAAGCAATCAATCGGAACTATATTGTCTGCCTTGAACAACTTTTCAAACAGGGCGCTTATGTTGGTATTGCCACCCATGATGAACTTCTGATTTTTGAAGCCATGAATCTGATTCGCCAAATGGGTCTCAAACCGGATCAATATGAATTTCAAATGTTACTGGGTGTTGATGAAGAATTGCGTCAGATCATCCTTGCTGCCGGGCACAGGTTACGTATTTATGTCCCTTACGGTGAAGACTGGCTCCCCTATTCAAAACGCCGCCTCAAAGAAAACCCGATGATTGCTCAGCATGCATTGAAACAAATGTTTGGTTTAAACAAGCATTGA
- the pruA gene encoding L-glutamate gamma-semialdehyde dehydrogenase, producing MSVLNNAEIKIPFPQNEPVLSYAPGSPERQKLKASLEELKAKQIEIPLIIGGKEIRTGNTAKIACPHDHTIQLGTSHKAGPKEVQMAIDAAMAAKPVWQSLRWEERAAIFLKAADLLAGPYRFLINAATMLNISKNPFQAEIDAACELIDFLRFNVYFAQEVYSDQPLHSPSPIWNYVQHRPLEGFVFAVAPFNFTAIAGNLPTAPAIMGNTVVWKPASSAVYAPYHFMKLLQEAGLPDGVINFVPGSGSDVGNVCLDSPDFNGIHFTGSTAVFQSMWKQIGNNIAANKYKTYPRIVGETGGKDFIFAHSSADVKALATGIVRGAFEYQGQKCSAASRAYIPETLWAPVMEEIKAQMDRIKMGDVADFGNFVNAVIDKAAFSTITQYIDYAAAADNAEIVIGGHYDDSKGFFVEPTVITTTDPHFKTMEEEIFGPVMTMYCYKDADYEATLELCDQTSPYSLTGAVFAQDRLAVNLALGKLENASGNFYINDKPTGAVVGQQPFGGGRASGTNDKAGSKQNLMRWASVRAIKENFVPPQSFEYPFLDAE from the coding sequence ATGTCTGTTTTGAATAATGCTGAGATCAAAATACCTTTTCCACAAAATGAACCCGTTCTTTCATATGCCCCCGGGTCACCAGAACGTCAGAAACTTAAAGCAAGCCTGGAAGAGCTGAAAGCAAAACAGATTGAGATTCCGCTTATCATTGGGGGAAAAGAAATTCGCACCGGGAATACGGCTAAAATAGCCTGCCCTCATGACCATACAATACAACTTGGGACGAGTCACAAAGCAGGCCCGAAAGAAGTACAGATGGCGATTGATGCTGCCATGGCTGCCAAACCCGTCTGGCAAAGCCTGCGTTGGGAAGAGCGAGCAGCTATTTTTTTGAAAGCCGCTGACTTGCTGGCCGGCCCCTACCGTTTTCTTATCAACGCTGCCACAATGCTGAACATTAGCAAAAATCCTTTTCAGGCAGAGATTGATGCCGCCTGTGAACTGATTGATTTTCTCCGTTTCAACGTTTATTTCGCTCAAGAAGTTTATTCCGACCAACCACTACATTCGCCTTCACCTATCTGGAACTATGTTCAACATCGTCCACTGGAAGGTTTTGTTTTTGCCGTCGCTCCTTTTAATTTTACCGCCATTGCCGGAAATCTGCCAACCGCACCGGCCATTATGGGGAACACTGTCGTATGGAAACCGGCATCATCAGCGGTCTATGCCCCTTATCATTTCATGAAACTGCTCCAGGAAGCCGGTTTACCTGATGGCGTTATCAATTTCGTTCCCGGTTCCGGTAGTGATGTCGGCAATGTCTGCCTTGACAGCCCTGATTTCAACGGGATCCATTTCACCGGCAGCACAGCAGTATTCCAGAGCATGTGGAAACAAATCGGAAATAATATTGCCGCGAATAAATATAAAACCTATCCACGTATCGTTGGTGAAACCGGCGGTAAAGACTTTATCTTCGCCCATTCCTCTGCCGATGTTAAAGCTCTCGCAACCGGTATTGTCCGTGGGGCATTTGAATATCAAGGGCAAAAGTGTTCAGCGGCATCCCGGGCCTATATCCCTGAAACCCTTTGGGCTCCGGTTATGGAAGAAATAAAAGCTCAGATGGATCGCATCAAAATGGGAGATGTCGCTGATTTTGGCAATTTTGTTAATGCCGTCATCGACAAAGCCGCTTTCAGTACCATTACTCAATATATCGACTATGCAGCTGCAGCCGACAACGCAGAAATCGTTATCGGCGGCCACTATGACGACAGTAAAGGTTTCTTTGTTGAGCCAACAGTTATCACCACAACCGACCCGCACTTTAAAACCATGGAAGAAGAGATCTTTGGTCCGGTAATGACCATGTATTGCTACAAGGATGCGGACTACGAAGCGACGCTGGAACTCTGCGATCAAACATCTCCCTACAGTTTGACCGGAGCTGTCTTCGCCCAAGACCGTCTGGCAGTCAACCTGGCTCTCGGCAAATTGGAAAATGCCTCCGGCAACTTCTACATCAATGATAAACCAACAGGAGCCGTTGTCGGCCAGCAACCTTTTGGTGGCGGACGGGCTTCAGGGACAAACGATAAAGCAGGGAGCAAACAAAATCTGATGCGCTGGGCTTCAGTTCGTGCAATCAAAGAAAATTTCGTGCCACCACAAAGTTTTGAATATCCATTTCTGGATGCAGAATAA
- a CDS encoding sigma 54-interacting transcriptional regulator, with the protein MQTHSPSPQLQALADATARVMLIVDPKGTVTLISKLAQEQLNIPLGTSLKAELPDFWLPVLTILQGSETSCEIPLQISDREYLVSINPIVENGHITSAACILVDSIQLDTMAQGLPSVQTLSRQLDTIIDSSSDGLFVCDANANVIRMNPASEKIHNLPATKIVGRNMRELIETGFIDRSAALEASISKKRVSLLQNKNGHKLISIATPVFGKQNELIRIVVSERDITEIDNLQHELEKQQALKDSLRDQMLAMQQVELESQSIIARSPTMIRALQQSIKVAQATSSVLLLGESGVGKGLLADLIHKNSQRAGQPLIKINCGSIPESLIEAELFGYEKGAFTGAQTSGKPGHFELADGGTLFLDEIAELPLPSQVKLLHFLEDGQISRLGSTKDRTVDVRIIAATHQDLGEMVKLGKFRLDLYYRLNVIPIPIPAVRERNDCILPLIKHYIDKFSAQTATRKRLTRAALDALANYSYPGNVRELMNICERLVVMSDTELIDLPDLPSQISFTPPGNQFSSHQITPGVSLQQALDQVEKQLLEETLKQYKNQTEIAAALKVNQSTIARKLKKHGLS; encoded by the coding sequence ATGCAAACTCACTCACCCTCCCCCCAATTACAAGCCCTTGCCGATGCAACCGCACGGGTCATGCTGATCGTTGACCCCAAAGGAACCGTAACTCTCATCAGTAAACTGGCACAGGAGCAACTGAACATCCCCCTGGGAACTTCTCTGAAGGCAGAGCTTCCGGACTTCTGGTTGCCGGTTCTGACCATTTTACAGGGTTCAGAGACAAGCTGTGAAATTCCTCTGCAGATTTCCGATCGGGAGTATCTCGTCAGCATCAATCCAATTGTAGAAAATGGCCACATCACCAGTGCAGCCTGTATTCTTGTCGATAGCATCCAGCTCGATACAATGGCACAGGGACTCCCTTCGGTCCAAACCCTGTCACGGCAACTGGATACCATCATCGATTCATCATCTGACGGCCTTTTTGTCTGTGATGCCAACGCCAACGTCATCCGGATGAATCCGGCGTCAGAAAAAATCCACAATCTCCCTGCCACAAAAATCGTCGGGCGCAACATGCGTGAATTAATTGAAACAGGTTTTATAGACCGCTCAGCAGCACTTGAGGCAAGTATCAGTAAAAAACGTGTCAGCCTGCTACAGAATAAAAACGGTCATAAACTGATTTCGATTGCAACTCCCGTTTTTGGCAAACAGAATGAATTGATCAGAATCGTGGTCAGCGAACGCGATATTACCGAGATCGACAATCTACAACATGAGCTGGAGAAACAACAGGCCCTCAAAGACAGCCTCCGGGATCAAATGCTGGCAATGCAACAAGTTGAGTTGGAATCACAGTCAATTATTGCTCGAAGCCCGACAATGATCCGGGCTCTGCAGCAATCAATCAAAGTTGCACAAGCCACTTCTTCGGTTCTGCTATTGGGTGAATCAGGCGTTGGTAAAGGGTTGCTTGCCGACCTTATTCACAAAAATTCACAAAGGGCGGGACAACCGCTCATCAAAATCAACTGCGGATCAATCCCCGAATCTCTTATTGAAGCGGAGCTCTTTGGTTACGAAAAGGGGGCCTTTACCGGAGCTCAAACCAGTGGCAAACCCGGTCACTTTGAATTGGCCGACGGTGGTACTTTATTTCTTGATGAAATAGCTGAGCTTCCCCTTCCCTCACAAGTCAAACTGCTGCACTTCCTTGAAGATGGTCAAATTTCCCGATTAGGCAGCACAAAAGACCGCACCGTCGACGTTCGTATCATCGCAGCAACACATCAGGACCTGGGAGAAATGGTCAAGCTTGGTAAATTTCGTCTCGACCTTTATTATCGCCTGAATGTTATTCCCATCCCCATTCCCGCTGTCCGCGAGCGAAACGACTGTATTCTACCGCTCATCAAGCACTATATTGATAAATTCAGTGCCCAGACAGCGACACGAAAACGTTTGACGCGAGCAGCACTAGACGCTCTGGCAAACTATTCCTACCCAGGCAATGTCCGTGAGTTGATGAATATTTGTGAACGCCTGGTGGTCATGTCAGACACAGAACTCATCGACCTTCCTGACCTGCCGAGTCAGATTTCATTTACCCCCCCGGGCAACCAGTTTTCGTCCCACCAGATCACCCCCGGAGTGTCCTTACAACAAGCCCTTGACCAGGTAGAAAAACAACTGCTGGAAGAAACCCTTAAACAATACAAGAACCAAACCGAAATCGCTGCGGCACTCAAAGTCAACCAGTCAACCATAGCCAGAAAACTCAAAAAGCATGGCTTGAGTTGA
- a CDS encoding SEL1-like repeat protein produces the protein MTDMAQSHYQLGMNYFQGKGVEKSFSEALKWFRLAAQHRHAKAIFMLGRMYDKGTGTTENPAEAAKYYQQAAELGYSRAQNILGQNYIKGRGVAADYDQALHWFRKAADQNFSDAQYNLGLMYAKGHGVPKDFLEARRWWGMAAEQGNPKVQFTLGHMYLVGKGVKKNYSKARQWLRQSADQGLPTAQYHLGMMYLRGTGVLQSYTEARFWLQKAAQQNYLDAIYNLGKLLSAGNEEVRDPTSAVVLLKQAATRGHQRAQVMLGHHFIKGIGTAQDLQLAYHWWLEAANAGSADAQYNLGIMHLNGKGVKRDSLEGKKWLTKAADQGHTKAQYCLGVMYSTGKGVPQDMDEAFRWKEAAEFWETL, from the coding sequence ATGACAGACATGGCACAATCACATTATCAGTTGGGAATGAATTACTTTCAGGGAAAAGGTGTCGAGAAATCTTTTTCCGAAGCACTTAAATGGTTTCGCCTCGCGGCTCAACATCGCCACGCCAAAGCCATTTTCATGCTCGGCCGGATGTATGATAAAGGGACAGGGACAACAGAAAACCCGGCGGAAGCGGCAAAATACTATCAACAAGCAGCTGAACTTGGCTATTCAAGGGCGCAAAATATTCTCGGTCAAAACTACATCAAAGGTCGTGGAGTTGCAGCAGACTACGATCAAGCCCTTCACTGGTTCCGCAAAGCGGCTGATCAAAACTTTTCCGATGCACAATATAACCTCGGGCTGATGTATGCCAAAGGCCATGGAGTCCCTAAAGATTTTCTCGAAGCTAGACGCTGGTGGGGCATGGCGGCCGAGCAAGGTAACCCTAAAGTACAGTTCACCTTGGGACACATGTATCTGGTTGGGAAAGGCGTCAAAAAGAATTATTCAAAAGCACGGCAATGGTTGCGCCAATCTGCAGATCAGGGCCTGCCGACGGCACAATACCATTTGGGGATGATGTACCTCAGGGGCACTGGTGTTCTGCAAAGCTATACGGAAGCCCGATTCTGGTTACAGAAAGCAGCGCAACAAAACTACCTGGATGCCATCTACAATCTGGGAAAACTTCTCAGTGCCGGCAATGAAGAGGTACGCGACCCCACTTCAGCCGTGGTTCTGCTAAAACAAGCAGCGACTCGTGGACACCAACGTGCACAAGTGATGTTAGGTCATCACTTCATTAAAGGGATCGGCACCGCTCAAGACCTTCAACTCGCCTATCACTGGTGGCTGGAAGCAGCCAATGCAGGGAGCGCTGATGCCCAGTATAATTTGGGAATTATGCATCTGAACGGTAAGGGGGTCAAAAGGGACTCTCTCGAAGGAAAGAAATGGCTCACGAAAGCAGCAGATCAGGGACACACTAAAGCTCAATACTGTCTCGGAGTTATGTATTCAACCGGTAAAGGTGTTCCACAAGATATGGATGAAGCCTTCCGCTGGAAAGAAGCCGCTGAATTCTGGGAAACGTTATAA